Proteins encoded in a region of the Cupriavidus pauculus genome:
- a CDS encoding enoyl-CoA hydratase/isomerase family protein — protein MSDYTLIQLDVRDGIAVLTLNRPDKRNAISDDMRTELIHALERVTADRKIRALVLTGSGKGFCAGGDVAGMQKRMDAPPGEVGFNGWTRQQRVHHSVGLLHNMPKPVIAAVNGGANGLGADMAMACDFVIASDAASFTWSYIHRGLIPDGGGMYFLPRRTGLSTAKGLIFSGRKVDAAEALQLGIADRLSTSAETLVAEAVAWAAELSQGSATALALGKTILNQTFELTADQVFAQGSQAQGICYTSAEHRASVEAFLAKAATAAAAKG, from the coding sequence ATGAGCGACTACACCCTGATTCAACTCGACGTACGCGACGGCATCGCCGTCCTTACCCTCAACCGTCCCGACAAGCGCAATGCGATCAGCGACGACATGCGCACCGAGCTGATCCACGCGCTCGAGCGCGTGACGGCCGACCGCAAGATCCGCGCGCTGGTGCTGACGGGCAGCGGCAAGGGTTTTTGCGCGGGCGGCGATGTGGCCGGCATGCAGAAGCGCATGGACGCGCCGCCGGGAGAGGTGGGCTTCAATGGCTGGACGCGCCAGCAGCGCGTGCATCATTCGGTCGGGTTGCTGCACAACATGCCGAAGCCCGTGATCGCGGCCGTCAACGGCGGCGCCAATGGCCTCGGCGCCGATATGGCGATGGCGTGCGACTTCGTCATCGCGTCCGACGCGGCCAGCTTTACCTGGTCCTATATCCATCGCGGCCTGATTCCCGATGGCGGCGGCATGTACTTCCTGCCGCGCCGAACGGGGCTCTCCACGGCCAAGGGCCTGATCTTCAGCGGCCGCAAGGTCGATGCCGCCGAAGCGCTGCAACTGGGTATCGCCGACCGCCTCAGCACCTCGGCGGAGACGCTCGTCGCGGAAGCGGTGGCGTGGGCCGCCGAGCTCTCGCAGGGTTCCGCCACGGCGCTCGCGCTCGGCAAGACGATCCTGAACCAGACGTTCGAGCTGACGGCCGATCAGGTCTTTGCGCAGGGCAGTCAGGCGCAGGGCATCTGCTATACGAGCGCGGAGCACCGCGCGTCGGTGGAAGCATTCCTCGCCAAGGCGGCTACGGCGGCGGCGGCAAAGGGGTAA
- a CDS encoding acetate--CoA ligase family protein gives MSANSHQIARLVRPRSVAVIGASADPAKTAGRPVSYLTRHGFAGAIYPVNPKVETIGGLRCYADIGSLPEVPDVGIVLLGAERAHIAVRELAQRGTGAAIVLASGYTETGEVGARRQAELLEAAGSMRLLGPNTIGLVNVTDRIPLSASGALEMENFPAGNIGVVSQSGGILGALLSRAAARGIGLSKLVSTSNEVDLDLADFVDYLADDPATQVIALYVESVRHPEKFRAAALKAAAAGKPVVAFKIGRSEAGARAAVSHTGAMAGADRMYDALFRQVGVIRAQTFADLIDIPAALATARTLRGNRVAVLTSTGGAGTLVSDALGVSGFETPAPDAETAARLRALQKGDHAALDRNPIDVTLAGLQPDLLRGAIRALLASPSYDAVTIIVGSSALAMPELMADAIHDCLPESDKPVLAYVSPHAPHVAAVLNQRGVPAFSAPESCAVAFEAMLAASRLSTVRDTPAGALPNVDTHDIPSGSLDEAAAKQLFARFGVPVVREAVVAGADEAVAAARPFGDRVVLKMLSSTITHKSDVGGVAVGIAPDALPARMARMADEVRAHTGSAPERYLVQEMVQGGVELILGTHRDALGTAILLGMGGVTAELFQDTTMRLLPDAGGLSHDTAASMIRELKTWPLLDGYRGRPKADIDALADAIVAFSNMAASLGARLVEAEINPVFVLPAGQGVRAADGVVVMGE, from the coding sequence ATGTCGGCGAATTCCCATCAGATTGCCCGTCTCGTCCGGCCGCGCAGCGTTGCCGTGATCGGCGCCTCGGCGGACCCCGCCAAGACCGCGGGCCGTCCAGTCTCGTATCTCACGCGCCATGGCTTCGCTGGCGCGATCTACCCGGTCAATCCGAAGGTCGAGACCATCGGCGGACTGCGCTGCTATGCCGATATCGGTTCGCTGCCCGAGGTGCCCGACGTGGGCATCGTGCTGCTGGGCGCCGAACGCGCGCATATCGCCGTGCGCGAGCTCGCGCAACGCGGCACCGGTGCCGCGATCGTGCTGGCCAGCGGTTATACGGAAACGGGCGAGGTGGGCGCGCGTCGTCAGGCGGAACTGCTCGAGGCCGCGGGCAGCATGCGGCTGCTTGGGCCGAACACCATCGGGCTCGTCAACGTGACGGACCGCATTCCGCTGTCGGCCAGTGGCGCGCTGGAGATGGAGAATTTCCCGGCCGGCAATATCGGCGTGGTGTCGCAGAGCGGCGGCATTCTCGGTGCGCTGCTGTCGCGCGCGGCCGCGCGCGGTATCGGCCTGTCCAAGCTCGTGTCGACGAGTAACGAGGTGGACCTCGATCTTGCGGACTTCGTTGACTACCTGGCCGACGACCCCGCGACGCAGGTCATCGCGCTCTATGTCGAGAGCGTGCGGCATCCCGAGAAATTCCGCGCCGCGGCGCTCAAGGCCGCGGCGGCCGGCAAGCCCGTGGTGGCGTTCAAGATCGGGCGCTCGGAAGCGGGCGCGCGCGCGGCCGTGTCGCATACCGGCGCGATGGCCGGTGCCGACCGCATGTACGACGCGCTGTTCCGGCAGGTGGGCGTGATTCGCGCGCAGACGTTTGCGGATCTGATCGACATTCCGGCCGCGCTGGCCACGGCGCGCACGCTGCGCGGCAATCGCGTGGCCGTGCTGACCTCGACGGGCGGCGCGGGCACGCTGGTGTCCGATGCGCTCGGCGTCTCGGGCTTCGAGACCCCCGCGCCCGATGCGGAAACCGCGGCGCGCCTGCGCGCGCTGCAGAAGGGCGACCATGCGGCGCTCGACCGCAATCCGATCGACGTCACGCTGGCCGGACTGCAGCCCGATCTTCTGCGGGGCGCCATCCGCGCGCTGCTCGCAAGCCCGAGCTACGACGCCGTGACGATCATCGTCGGCTCGTCGGCGCTGGCCATGCCGGAACTGATGGCCGATGCGATCCACGATTGCCTGCCCGAAAGCGACAAGCCCGTGCTGGCCTACGTGAGCCCCCATGCGCCGCATGTGGCCGCAGTCTTGAATCAGCGCGGCGTGCCGGCCTTCAGCGCGCCCGAGAGTTGCGCGGTGGCATTCGAGGCCATGCTTGCCGCGAGCCGGCTGAGTACCGTGCGCGATACGCCCGCGGGAGCGTTGCCCAACGTCGATACGCACGATATCCCGTCGGGCTCGCTCGACGAGGCCGCGGCCAAGCAGCTGTTCGCGCGCTTCGGCGTGCCCGTCGTGCGCGAGGCCGTGGTGGCCGGCGCGGACGAGGCGGTGGCCGCGGCACGGCCGTTCGGGGACCGCGTGGTGCTCAAGATGCTGTCCTCGACGATCACGCACAAGAGCGATGTCGGCGGCGTGGCGGTCGGCATCGCGCCCGATGCGCTGCCCGCACGCATGGCCCGCATGGCCGACGAGGTGCGCGCGCATACGGGCAGCGCGCCCGAGCGCTATCTGGTGCAGGAGATGGTGCAGGGCGGCGTCGAGCTGATTCTCGGCACGCATCGCGATGCACTGGGCACGGCCATTTTGCTCGGCATGGGCGGTGTGACGGCGGAACTCTTTCAGGACACCACGATGCGGCTGTTGCCCGACGCGGGGGGCTTGTCACACGATACGGCGGCGTCGATGATCCGCGAACTGAAGACGTGGCCGCTGCTCGATGGCTATCGCGGCCGGCCAAAAGCCGACATCGATGCGCTGGCGGATGCTATTGTCGCGTTCTCGAACATGGCGGCGTCGCTGGGCGCGCGCCTCGTCGAAGCGGAGATCAATCCGGTGTTCGTGCTGCCCGCGGGTCAGGGCGTGCGCGCGGCGGACGGTGTCGTGGTGATGGGTGAATAG
- a CDS encoding alpha/beta fold hydrolase: protein MGVSSDEAAKRAEAQADRSSTVRANIAEEGRAISGGAEAAAVVDRLASQARYFLTDADGTQMVWRRFGEGPSVLLVHGGHGSWLHWVRNIEALAAHHTVWVPDMPGYGESGDPPGAELSQLVEAIAAGYAQLPDPGDIDVVGFSFGGLTAAHLATVLPRVRRLALLGPGGHAGPRRQQRALLDWRAAPDAEALAAAMRHNVEAFMISNPEAIDALALLAYTDSCRHARFRSKHISRAGGLAEALDRFRGPTLLAWGENDVTADPDIALAKLTDGRPRREGVIVPEAGHWVMYESYASINAILLDWFEH, encoded by the coding sequence ATGGGAGTGTCCTCGGACGAGGCAGCAAAGCGGGCGGAAGCGCAGGCGGACAGGAGTTCGACGGTCCGCGCGAATATCGCGGAAGAGGGGCGCGCGATCTCCGGCGGTGCCGAAGCGGCGGCCGTGGTGGATCGGCTCGCCTCGCAGGCCAGGTATTTCCTGACCGATGCCGACGGTACGCAGATGGTCTGGCGCCGCTTTGGCGAAGGCCCGTCGGTGCTGCTCGTGCACGGCGGCCATGGCAGCTGGCTGCACTGGGTGCGCAATATCGAGGCACTGGCCGCGCACCACACGGTATGGGTGCCCGATATGCCGGGCTACGGCGAATCGGGCGATCCGCCCGGTGCGGAGTTATCGCAACTGGTCGAAGCGATTGCAGCCGGTTACGCGCAATTGCCCGATCCCGGCGATATCGACGTGGTCGGCTTCTCGTTCGGCGGGCTGACCGCCGCGCACCTGGCCACCGTGCTGCCGCGCGTGCGCCGGCTCGCGCTGCTCGGCCCCGGCGGTCACGCGGGCCCGCGCCGGCAGCAGCGCGCGCTGCTCGACTGGCGCGCGGCACCCGATGCGGAGGCGCTGGCCGCCGCGATGCGCCATAACGTCGAGGCGTTCATGATCTCGAACCCCGAAGCGATCGATGCGCTGGCGTTGCTCGCCTATACGGACTCGTGCCGCCATGCACGCTTCCGCAGCAAGCATATCTCGCGCGCGGGCGGCCTCGCCGAGGCGCTGGACCGGTTCCGCGGCCCCACGCTGCTGGCCTGGGGCGAGAACGACGTGACGGCGGATCCCGATATCGCGCTGGCGAAGCTGACCGACGGCCGTCCGCGCCGCGAGGGCGTGATCGTGCCGGAAGCCGGCCATTGGGTCATGTACGAATCCTATGCGTCAATCAATGCCATACTGCTGGACTGGTTCGAGCATTGA
- a CDS encoding IclR family transcriptional regulator: MDSQEARIRARGRPASTQANRSLERGIEILRAFRPGSEILGNGELAERTGLARSTVSRLTQSLVDTGFLQYDTTLRAYRLGAPVLSLAHAMRTGSTLLQVAAPLMRDLAQAEHLNVGLALADRDEMVYLESIRYGRRTSLRNVAAGQRVPMALTSLGRAWLAAAPDDEREGLMRQFARRFATHWNALASEIDASIAQVRAHGWCIASWQPEVMAISTPMRLGHYPVHVLNVSLSTKASMDDAAKELAPHLMRLASDIDAAFASQQA, from the coding sequence GTGGATTCGCAGGAAGCGCGCATCCGTGCCCGGGGGCGCCCCGCGAGCACGCAGGCCAACCGGTCGCTCGAACGCGGCATCGAGATTCTTCGCGCATTCCGTCCCGGATCCGAGATCCTCGGCAATGGCGAGCTCGCGGAACGCACGGGCCTCGCGCGTTCGACGGTCAGCCGGCTGACGCAAAGCCTCGTTGACACCGGTTTCCTGCAGTACGACACCACGCTGCGCGCCTACCGGCTGGGCGCGCCCGTGCTCAGCCTTGCGCATGCGATGCGCACGGGCTCCACGCTCCTGCAGGTTGCGGCGCCGCTGATGCGCGACCTCGCGCAGGCCGAGCACCTGAACGTCGGTCTCGCGCTGGCCGATCGCGACGAGATGGTCTATCTGGAGTCGATTCGCTACGGCCGGCGCACCTCGCTGCGCAATGTCGCGGCGGGGCAGCGGGTGCCCATGGCATTGACCTCGCTCGGCCGCGCGTGGCTGGCGGCGGCGCCCGACGACGAGCGCGAGGGGCTGATGCGGCAGTTCGCGCGGCGGTTTGCCACGCACTGGAACGCCCTGGCGTCGGAGATCGATGCGTCGATCGCGCAGGTGCGCGCGCATGGCTGGTGTATCGCGAGCTGGCAGCCGGAAGTCATGGCGATATCGACGCCGATGCGCCTGGGCCACTATCCCGTGCATGTGCTCAATGTGAGCCTGTCGACGAAGGCGTCGATGGACGATGCGGCGAAGGAACTGGCGCCGCATCTCATGCGGCTGGCCAGCGATATCGACGCCGCGTTCGCGAGTCAGCAAGCGTAG
- a CDS encoding FmdB family zinc ribbon protein: MPTYDYRCAECGDFSVLRSISRRDDPCTCPSCGAAAPRALVAAPAFASMPAASRAAHATNERSAHAPRESRNHGAGCGCCSSPVKLAGNAARADAVKGNAAGRPWMISH, from the coding sequence ATGCCTACCTACGACTATCGCTGCGCCGAGTGCGGAGATTTTTCGGTGCTGCGTTCCATCTCGCGCCGCGACGATCCCTGCACGTGTCCGTCGTGCGGAGCCGCCGCGCCCCGCGCGCTGGTCGCCGCCCCGGCGTTCGCGAGCATGCCCGCCGCGTCCCGCGCCGCGCATGCCACCAACGAACGCAGCGCGCACGCGCCGCGCGAGTCGCGCAACCACGGCGCGGGCTGCGGGTGCTGTTCGTCGCCGGTCAAGCTGGCGGGCAATGCGGCGCGCGCGGATGCAGTCAAGGGCAACGCGGCCGGGCGGCCGTGGATGATCAGCCACTGA
- the fmdA gene encoding formamidase: protein MTDTLIKVDLAESPYENPNVHNRWHPDIPMATWVKPGDDFILETYDWTGGYIKNNDSADDVRDVDLSTVHFLSGPVGVEGAEPGDLLVVDLLDIGAKPDSLWGFNGFFSKKNGGGFLTDHFPQAQKSIWDFHGMFTSSRHIPGVNFAGLIHPGLIGCLPDKAMLETWNKREMDFIATEPDRVPPLANPPFAATAHMGKLQGEARDAAAATGARTVPPREHGGNCDIKDLSRGAKVYFPVYVDGAGLSVGDLHFSQGDGEITFCGAIEMAGWVHMRVSLIKGGMAKYGIKNPIFKPSPITPQYNDYLIFEGISVDEAGKQHYLDVHVAYRQACLNAIEYMTKFGYSKAQAYSILGTAPVQGHISGVVDIPNACATLWLPTQIFDFDIRPSASGPTKMITGGIDLPLSPDL from the coding sequence ATGACGGATACCCTGATCAAGGTCGATCTGGCCGAGTCGCCGTACGAGAACCCCAACGTCCACAACCGCTGGCACCCCGATATCCCGATGGCCACCTGGGTCAAGCCGGGCGACGACTTCATCCTCGAGACCTACGACTGGACCGGCGGCTACATCAAGAACAACGACTCGGCCGACGACGTGCGCGACGTCGACCTCAGCACCGTGCACTTTCTCTCGGGCCCCGTGGGCGTGGAAGGCGCGGAGCCCGGCGACCTGCTCGTCGTGGACCTGCTCGACATCGGCGCCAAGCCCGACAGCCTCTGGGGCTTCAACGGGTTCTTCTCCAAGAAGAACGGCGGCGGCTTCCTGACCGACCACTTTCCGCAGGCCCAGAAGTCGATCTGGGACTTCCATGGCATGTTTACCTCGTCGCGCCATATCCCCGGCGTGAACTTCGCGGGCCTGATCCACCCGGGCCTGATCGGCTGCCTGCCGGACAAGGCCATGCTCGAGACGTGGAACAAGCGCGAGATGGACTTTATCGCGACCGAGCCGGACCGCGTGCCGCCGCTGGCCAATCCGCCGTTCGCGGCCACCGCGCACATGGGCAAGCTGCAGGGCGAGGCCCGCGACGCGGCCGCGGCCACGGGCGCGCGCACGGTGCCGCCGCGCGAGCATGGCGGCAACTGCGATATCAAGGACCTGTCGCGCGGCGCCAAGGTCTACTTCCCGGTGTACGTCGATGGTGCGGGCCTGTCCGTCGGCGACCTGCACTTCTCGCAGGGCGATGGCGAAATCACGTTCTGCGGCGCGATCGAGATGGCGGGCTGGGTCCATATGCGCGTGTCGCTGATCAAGGGCGGCATGGCCAAGTACGGCATCAAGAACCCGATCTTCAAGCCGAGCCCGATTACGCCGCAGTACAACGACTACCTGATCTTCGAGGGCATCTCGGTCGATGAGGCCGGCAAGCAGCATTACCTCGACGTGCACGTCGCATATCGCCAGGCCTGCCTGAACGCCATCGAGTACATGACCAAGTTCGGCTACTCGAAGGCACAGGCGTACTCGATTCTCGGCACGGCGCCGGTGCAGGGGCATATCAGCGGCGTGGTCGATATCCCGAACGCGTGCGCCACGCTGTGGCTGCCCACGCAGATCTTCGACTTCGATATCCGGCCGAGCGCGTCGGGGCCGACGAAGATGATCACGGGCGGTATCGACCTGCCGCTGTCGCCCGACCTGTAA
- the urtE gene encoding urea ABC transporter ATP-binding subunit UrtE: protein MLSVDNVVVNYGQSEALHGISFAAAQGETVAIMGRNGMGKTTLFKAMIGMLPVRSGQVCVDGRDVAHDESYRRVRAGLGYVPQGRMIFSHLTVEENILTGMEQGTSRRIPDEIFAMFPVLFEMRRRKGGNLSGGQQQQLAIARALVSNPKVLLLDEPTEGIQPSIIKDIARALNEIRRTRDITIVFSEQVLSFALDVADRLFVIEGGRFVHETQRNGTDHDHIRQLLSV, encoded by the coding sequence ATGCTGAGCGTCGACAACGTTGTCGTCAACTACGGACAGAGCGAGGCGCTGCACGGCATCTCGTTCGCCGCCGCGCAGGGCGAGACGGTCGCCATCATGGGCCGCAACGGCATGGGCAAGACCACGCTGTTCAAGGCGATGATCGGCATGCTGCCCGTACGCTCGGGCCAGGTCTGCGTCGATGGCCGCGACGTCGCGCACGACGAGAGCTATCGCCGCGTGCGCGCGGGCCTCGGCTACGTGCCGCAGGGTCGCATGATCTTTTCGCACCTGACCGTCGAGGAGAACATCCTCACCGGCATGGAACAAGGCACGAGCCGCCGCATTCCCGACGAGATCTTCGCCATGTTCCCGGTGCTGTTCGAGATGCGCCGCCGCAAGGGCGGCAACCTGTCGGGCGGCCAGCAGCAGCAGCTGGCCATCGCCCGCGCGCTGGTCTCGAACCCCAAGGTGCTGCTGCTCGACGAGCCCACCGAAGGCATCCAGCCGTCGATCATCAAGGACATCGCGCGCGCGCTCAACGAGATTCGCCGCACGCGCGACATCACGATCGTGTTCTCCGAGCAGGTGCTCAGCTTCGCGCTCGACGTGGCGGACCGCCTGTTCGTCATCGAGGGCGGCCGCTTCGTGCACGAGACGCAGCGCAACGGCACCGACCACGACCACATCCGGCAGCTACTGTCGGTCTGA
- the urtD gene encoding urea ABC transporter ATP-binding protein UrtD has protein sequence MSNTDFMLAVEDLTVSFDGFKAIDNLTLYVDRDELRVIIGPNGAGKTTLLDLVCGKTRATGGSIKFVNREMTGLPEYQIVRAGIGRKFQTPSIYENLSVFQNLAVSFPRGRGVFGALAFKTDAEVRQRVADVAAEIGLSDALDREAAQLSHGQKQWLEIGMLLMQEPQLLMLDEPIAGMSVREREQTAELLKRISRGRAVIVIEHDMDFVREIADKVTVMHQGKILAEGSMDQVQNDPRVIDVYLGH, from the coding sequence ATGAGCAACACCGACTTCATGCTGGCCGTGGAAGACCTCACGGTCTCCTTCGACGGCTTCAAGGCGATCGACAACCTCACGCTGTATGTCGATCGCGACGAGCTGCGTGTGATCATCGGCCCCAACGGCGCCGGCAAGACCACGCTGCTCGACCTGGTCTGCGGCAAGACGCGCGCCACCGGGGGCAGCATCAAGTTCGTCAATCGCGAGATGACGGGCCTGCCCGAATACCAGATCGTGCGCGCCGGCATCGGCCGCAAGTTCCAGACGCCCTCGATCTACGAGAACCTCAGCGTGTTCCAGAACCTGGCGGTGTCGTTTCCGCGCGGCCGCGGCGTGTTTGGCGCGCTGGCGTTCAAGACCGACGCGGAGGTCCGGCAGCGCGTCGCCGACGTGGCCGCCGAGATCGGCCTGTCCGATGCGCTCGACCGCGAGGCCGCGCAACTCTCGCACGGCCAGAAGCAGTGGCTCGAGATCGGCATGCTGCTGATGCAGGAGCCGCAACTGCTGATGCTCGACGAACCGATCGCGGGCATGAGCGTGCGCGAGCGCGAACAGACCGCGGAACTGCTCAAGCGCATCAGCCGCGGCCGCGCCGTCATCGTCATCGAGCACGACATGGATTTCGTGCGCGAGATCGCCGACAAGGTCACCGTCATGCATCAGGGAAAGATCCTCGCCGAGGGGTCGATGGACCAGGTGCAGAACGACCCGCGCGTGATCGATGTGTATTTGGGCCACTGA
- the urtC gene encoding urea ABC transporter permease subunit UrtC has protein sequence MSTSSTLPGRVRTIISSSWSGYALLALVLLVVMPLSLDIFRLNLVGKYLSYAFVAVGLVMLWGYGGVLSLGQGVFFGLGGYAMAMFLKLEASDAKSTAIQSTPGIPDFMDWNQLTALPWWWEPFRHLPVALIGVILVPVALAFVVSFAMFRRRVGGVYFAIITQAIALILSVLIIGQQGYTGGVNGITDLKTMLGWDIRTDSARMILYFANVVLLFAAIALCRWIQRTKLGVLLLAMRDKEDRVRFSGYDVAMFKVFVFCLAAALAGIGGAMFALQVGFMSPSFVGIVPSIEMVIFAAVGGRMSLVGAIWGTLLVNAGKTYFSESFPDLWLFLMAALFIGVVVAFPDGLAGLYSKYVRRKPAEDAATPAEGVPGKTA, from the coding sequence ATGTCCACCTCGTCCACCCTGCCCGGCCGCGTGAGAACGATCATTTCATCGTCGTGGAGCGGCTACGCGCTGCTGGCGCTCGTGCTGCTGGTCGTCATGCCGCTTTCGCTGGACATCTTCCGGCTCAACCTCGTCGGCAAGTACCTGAGCTATGCGTTCGTGGCCGTCGGCCTCGTCATGCTCTGGGGCTATGGCGGCGTGCTGAGCCTCGGCCAGGGCGTGTTCTTCGGCCTGGGCGGCTACGCCATGGCGATGTTCCTCAAGCTCGAGGCCTCCGATGCCAAGAGCACGGCCATCCAATCGACGCCGGGCATTCCCGACTTCATGGACTGGAATCAGCTCACCGCGCTGCCCTGGTGGTGGGAGCCGTTCCGCCATCTGCCGGTGGCGCTCATCGGCGTGATCCTCGTGCCGGTCGCCCTCGCCTTTGTCGTCTCGTTCGCGATGTTCCGGCGCCGCGTGGGCGGCGTGTACTTCGCGATCATCACGCAGGCCATCGCGCTGATTCTCTCGGTGCTGATCATCGGCCAGCAGGGCTACACGGGCGGCGTCAACGGGATTACCGACCTCAAGACCATGCTCGGCTGGGATATCCGCACCGACAGCGCGCGCATGATCCTCTACTTCGCCAACGTCGTCCTGCTGTTCGCGGCCATCGCGCTGTGCCGGTGGATCCAGCGCACGAAACTCGGCGTGCTGCTGCTGGCCATGCGCGACAAGGAAGACCGCGTGCGCTTCTCCGGTTACGACGTGGCGATGTTCAAGGTATTCGTGTTCTGCCTGGCCGCCGCGCTGGCGGGCATCGGCGGCGCGATGTTCGCGTTGCAGGTCGGCTTCATGTCACCGTCGTTCGTCGGCATCGTGCCCTCCATCGAGATGGTGATCTTCGCCGCGGTGGGTGGCCGCATGAGCCTGGTCGGCGCGATCTGGGGCACGCTGCTCGTCAACGCGGGCAAGACCTATTTCTCCGAGAGCTTTCCGGATCTGTGGCTGTTCCTGATGGCGGCGCTGTTCATCGGCGTGGTGGTTGCCTTCCCCGATGGGCTGGCGGGTCTCTACAGCAAGTACGTGCGACGCAAGCCGGCCGAAGATGCGGCAACGCCGGCCGAGGGCGTGCCCGGCAAGACCGCCTGA
- the urtB gene encoding urea ABC transporter permease subunit UrtB, whose product MNLSDMLNIGLMQGFAGLSLFSVLLLMALGLAIIFGQMGVINMAHGEFMTIGAYTIFLASTLTERLAPSWMPYYFPLAIAVAFVLAFLAGWLAEWALIRHLCKRPLDTLLATWGLSLGMQQVFRSTFGPKEVSPTLPDWLMGSWAPAEGLDIPINGLFVMALTLGVAGLVWLALYRSRWGLRVRATTLNRAMANAAGINTRRTDRVTFAIGCGIAGVAGAAFTTIGSTGPTSGALYIVDSFLVVTFGGAASLAGTVASAFGIAQTQSITEFFMTGSMARVTTLLLIVTILMIRPQGLFAPAVRR is encoded by the coding sequence ATGAACTTGTCGGATATGCTCAATATCGGGCTCATGCAGGGCTTTGCCGGCCTGAGCCTGTTCTCGGTCCTGCTGCTGATGGCCCTCGGCCTGGCGATCATCTTCGGCCAGATGGGCGTCATCAACATGGCCCACGGCGAGTTCATGACGATCGGCGCCTATACGATCTTCCTCGCATCCACGCTCACGGAGCGGCTCGCGCCGTCGTGGATGCCCTACTACTTTCCGCTCGCGATCGCCGTCGCGTTCGTGCTTGCCTTCCTTGCCGGATGGCTCGCCGAATGGGCGCTGATCCGGCATCTCTGCAAGCGTCCGCTGGACACGCTGCTGGCCACGTGGGGCCTCTCCCTCGGCATGCAGCAGGTGTTCCGCTCGACGTTCGGCCCGAAGGAAGTCAGCCCCACGCTGCCTGACTGGCTCATGGGTTCGTGGGCACCGGCCGAAGGGCTCGACATTCCGATCAACGGCCTCTTCGTGATGGCGCTCACGCTCGGCGTGGCGGGGCTGGTCTGGCTCGCGCTCTACCGCTCGCGCTGGGGACTGCGCGTCCGCGCCACCACGCTCAACCGCGCCATGGCCAATGCCGCGGGCATCAATACCAGGCGCACGGACCGCGTGACGTTCGCCATCGGCTGCGGCATCGCCGGCGTGGCGGGCGCCGCGTTCACGACGATCGGCTCCACGGGCCCCACCAGCGGCGCGTTGTACATCGTCGATTCGTTCCTCGTGGTCACGTTCGGCGGCGCGGCCAGCCTTGCGGGGACCGTGGCATCGGCCTTCGGCATCGCGCAGACGCAGTCCATTACCGAGTTCTTCATGACCGGGTCGATGGCGCGGGTCACGACGCTGCTGCTGATCGTGACGATCCTGATGATTCGTCCGCAAGGGTTGTTCGCGCCCGCCGTCCGTCGCTGA